Proteins found in one Methanospirillum hungatei JF-1 genomic segment:
- a CDS encoding metal ABC transporter ATP-binding protein, with amino-acid sequence MNHEPVIEVTNVSIIRNQQKVLDSITFQVRKGDFFAIIGPNGAGKTTLVRAILGLIPCDTGEILLFGSPATPDTRARIGYVPQMHAFDFSFPITVHEMVLTGMMGRKSGVIRRYTHEDHAAADKALSRLSAEPLGPRPVRELSGGERQRALIARALAGNPDILILDEPTVYVDTPTEEHFYELLSSLAKEITIVMITHDIGVVSRHVNRVACLNRRLFMHESDQVAPEMISRTYGCPVDLITHGDIPHRVLERHGDHP; translated from the coding sequence ATGAATCATGAACCGGTGATTGAGGTTACCAATGTATCCATCATCAGGAATCAGCAAAAAGTCCTGGATTCGATAACCTTTCAGGTCAGGAAAGGTGACTTTTTCGCTATCATCGGTCCGAACGGGGCCGGGAAAACAACACTGGTCAGGGCCATCCTCGGTCTTATCCCCTGCGATACCGGGGAGATCCTTCTTTTCGGCTCACCGGCAACACCTGATACCAGGGCCAGGATAGGATATGTTCCTCAAATGCATGCATTTGATTTCTCCTTTCCGATTACTGTTCATGAAATGGTTCTGACCGGCATGATGGGGAGAAAGAGCGGGGTTATCAGACGATATACTCATGAGGATCATGCTGCTGCAGACAAGGCATTATCCAGGCTATCAGCTGAGCCCCTTGGGCCCCGGCCGGTTCGCGAGTTATCTGGTGGGGAGCGGCAGCGGGCTTTGATTGCACGGGCGTTAGCCGGAAACCCTGATATCCTCATTCTAGATGAACCAACGGTCTATGTGGATACTCCGACAGAAGAACACTTTTATGAACTTCTCTCCTCGTTAGCAAAGGAAATCACCATTGTAATGATAACCCATGATATCGGTGTGGTCTCCAGACACGTTAACCGGGTTGCCTGTCTGAACCGGCGTTTATTTATGCATGAGAGTGATCAAGTGGCACCTGAGATGATCTCCCGAACCTATGGGTGTCCGGTTGATCTCATTACCCATGGGGATATTCCACACCGGGTACTGGAGCGACATGGAGATCATCCATGA
- a CDS encoding metal ABC transporter ATP-binding protein — protein sequence MTCGKDHIIQLKEVWTTYEGADLPVIKDVTLRIKPGEFVVIGGPNGAGKTTLLETIAGLLPVVNGSVQVCGHDVIKDGCAARKKIGYVIQNFDFHPYTPFTVEEVVLMGRYGKIGWLKRHSSRDMDKVTSAINQLGLSLMQKNQIGKLSGGQQQKVLIAQNLAKDPEVLLLDEPFSNLDMVTREEVSRLLCQIADAGIPVLIVSHAFDALPDRDIRVVVMQHGEIILNQLSHPSDVGNLVRSASVAA from the coding sequence ATGACCTGTGGCAAAGACCACATCATCCAGCTCAAAGAAGTATGGACCACCTATGAAGGCGCAGACCTTCCGGTCATAAAAGATGTCACCCTCAGGATAAAACCGGGCGAGTTTGTCGTGATTGGGGGTCCGAACGGAGCTGGTAAAACCACTCTCCTGGAAACAATTGCAGGACTGCTTCCGGTGGTCAATGGCAGCGTTCAGGTCTGTGGTCATGACGTCATCAAAGACGGGTGTGCTGCACGTAAGAAGATCGGGTATGTCATTCAGAATTTTGATTTTCACCCGTACACCCCGTTCACCGTTGAGGAGGTTGTCCTTATGGGACGGTACGGAAAGATTGGATGGCTGAAACGTCATTCCAGCAGGGACATGGACAAGGTCACATCGGCAATAAACCAGCTGGGCCTGAGCCTGATGCAAAAGAACCAGATCGGAAAACTCTCCGGAGGACAGCAGCAGAAGGTGCTTATTGCACAAAATCTAGCAAAGGATCCAGAGGTTCTTCTCCTCGATGAACCCTTCAGCAACCTTGACATGGTCACTCGGGAAGAAGTCAGCAGACTCCTCTGCCAGATAGCCGATGCAGGGATTCCGGTCCTTATCGTATCTCATGCATTTGACGCCCTGCCAGACCGGGACATCAGGGTTGTTGTCATGCAGCATGGGGAGATCATCCTCAATCAGCTCTCTCATCCGTCTGATGTTGGAAACCTGGTTCGTTCTGCCTCGGTGGCAGCCTGA
- the mobB gene encoding molybdopterin-guanine dinucleotide biosynthesis protein B, with protein MKVIHIAGWSGSGKTTFILELCSHLVHRGRTATIKHIGSHYNVLPLGKDTTLHFEAGADPAIGIDDEKTSASFHSTNLDDALNHLSDSGIRYTVIEGFKKRPFQKILIGDLDGKYLLKNPQIPDVLAALDQFDDWYTMAGLMKELSEEYLHCQIVSWTGYTSDYVQAAGLCSQIEEQYAGDHRISGIRARVQRWVYDDRYPVYLVMAMPALHADVEVFSEALKLLHPLLQS; from the coding sequence ATGAAAGTGATTCATATTGCAGGATGGTCTGGTTCAGGGAAAACAACATTCATCCTTGAGCTCTGTTCACATCTTGTACATCGTGGCAGAACGGCAACTATCAAGCATATCGGGAGTCATTATAATGTTCTTCCACTTGGGAAGGATACGACACTTCATTTTGAGGCCGGAGCCGACCCGGCAATCGGAATAGATGACGAGAAAACATCAGCTTCTTTTCACAGTACCAATCTGGATGATGCGTTAAACCATCTGTCAGATTCAGGGATCAGGTATACAGTAATTGAAGGATTTAAAAAAAGACCCTTTCAGAAGATACTTATTGGTGACCTGGACGGGAAATACCTGTTAAAAAATCCGCAAATCCCTGACGTTCTGGCGGCCCTTGATCAGTTTGATGACTGGTATACTATGGCTGGTCTTATGAAAGAATTGAGTGAGGAATACCTGCATTGTCAGATCGTATCTTGGACCGGATATACTTCTGATTATGTTCAGGCAGCAGGCCTTTGTTCACAGATAGAGGAGCAATATGCAGGTGATCACCGGATTTCAGGAATACGTGCCAGGGTACAGAGGTGGGTGTATGATGATCGGTACCCGGTGTACCTGGTCATGGCCATGCCTGCCCTTCATGCTGATGTTGAAGTCTTTTCTGAGGCACTCAAATTACTCCATCCCTTATTACAGTCATGA
- a CDS encoding metal ABC transporter solute-binding protein, Zn/Mn family, whose protein sequence is MENISFKLQFGKMENRHIFHHIGRCSQVFLVLCWVVLFLCVCGCIEQQEVSPSHSLVVACTIPPQEEFIRAVAGDYPVSVLVMVPPGASPHTFEPTPSQIAGLESADLYIALGSGIEFENRWMERITRIYPDMPIINASHTIVVHRVAHTHEHEGEEADQESDHFDPHVWLSLQNAARIVNTTAEAMADARPEMRDTFYSNRDKYLENLADIDQEIRESFKELKSRTILVFHPAFGYFCRDYDLTQMAVEENSREPSAKQLADLITQAKSMGITIVFAEPEESTKQAETLARELNGTMVLISPLAGDYLENMRQIAERISGVS, encoded by the coding sequence ATGGAAAATATTAGCTTCAAGCTTCAATTCGGGAAGATGGAAAACCGCCATATTTTTCATCATATTGGGCGTTGTAGTCAGGTATTTCTGGTTCTCTGCTGGGTTGTTCTTTTTCTCTGTGTATGTGGCTGCATTGAACAGCAGGAAGTCTCTCCTTCCCATTCCCTGGTGGTCGCCTGCACCATCCCTCCCCAGGAGGAGTTTATCAGAGCGGTTGCAGGTGATTATCCTGTTTCAGTGCTGGTGATGGTCCCGCCCGGGGCAAGTCCGCATACCTTTGAACCGACCCCGTCACAGATTGCCGGTCTAGAGTCTGCAGATCTCTACATTGCACTGGGTTCAGGAATTGAGTTTGAGAACCGGTGGATGGAGAGAATAACCCGGATCTATCCGGATATGCCGATCATCAATGCCTCACATACCATCGTGGTCCACCGTGTAGCACATACGCATGAGCATGAGGGTGAAGAAGCGGATCAGGAGTCTGATCATTTTGACCCCCACGTCTGGCTGTCACTTCAGAATGCCGCCCGTATCGTCAATACCACTGCAGAAGCGATGGCCGATGCACGACCGGAGATGAGAGATACGTTCTATTCAAACCGGGACAAGTACCTCGAAAACCTTGCAGATATTGACCAGGAAATCCGTGAATCATTCAAGGAGTTAAAATCAAGGACAATTCTCGTATTTCATCCTGCTTTTGGATATTTCTGCAGGGACTATGATCTGACCCAGATGGCGGTTGAAGAGAACAGCCGTGAACCATCAGCAAAGCAGCTCGCAGATCTTATCACACAGGCAAAATCCATGGGAATAACCATTGTTTTTGCAGAACCTGAAGAGTCCACGAAGCAGGCTGAGACTCTGGCACGTGAGCTGAATGGGACCATGGTTCTTATCAGTCCGCTTGCCGGGGATTACCTTGAGAACATGCGACAGATAGCAGAGAGAATATCAGGGGTATCATGA
- a CDS encoding metal ABC transporter permease, which produces MIEALSFEFFRSALLSGLMASVICGIIGSYIYVRHMISIAGGISHAAFGGIGLGYLLGIDPVVGAFWFTLGIAALIWGLIERAKEHIDTLIGAFWAGGMAFGILCLSLTPGYTPDLFSYLFGNILLVAPEHLMMIALLAVSIVLLFWILYPVLQAVAFDAEYATISNLPTRSLHLVVLSLIAISVVVLIQVVGIILVIALLTLPAAIARPCSGTLNGMMVRATLISMILTTSGIFLSWIFDIPSGSTIILLGVVVYLLVLGGGSIARGFRKDMQNTD; this is translated from the coding sequence ATGATTGAAGCACTCAGCTTTGAATTTTTCCGGTCCGCTCTTCTCTCCGGCCTTATGGCATCAGTCATCTGTGGCATCATCGGGAGTTATATCTATGTCAGGCATATGATATCGATAGCCGGGGGGATATCCCATGCAGCCTTTGGCGGGATTGGACTTGGATATCTTCTGGGTATTGACCCGGTTGTCGGTGCCTTCTGGTTCACCCTTGGTATTGCTGCTCTCATCTGGGGGCTGATTGAACGGGCAAAAGAGCACATTGACACGCTCATCGGTGCGTTCTGGGCCGGTGGGATGGCCTTTGGTATCCTCTGTCTCTCTCTGACCCCTGGGTATACTCCCGACCTCTTCAGTTATCTCTTTGGCAATATTCTCCTGGTCGCACCAGAACATCTGATGATGATCGCTCTTTTGGCGGTCAGTATTGTCCTCCTCTTCTGGATTCTGTACCCTGTACTGCAGGCTGTGGCATTTGATGCCGAGTATGCCACCATCTCAAACCTGCCGACCAGGAGTCTTCATCTGGTGGTTCTGTCCCTGATAGCGATATCAGTAGTGGTTCTCATCCAGGTTGTCGGTATCATCCTCGTCATTGCCCTTCTGACACTCCCTGCAGCCATTGCCCGGCCATGTTCAGGAACACTGAATGGTATGATGGTCAGGGCTACTTTGATAAGCATGATTCTGACAACATCAGGTATCTTTCTCTCCTGGATCTTTGACATCCCCTCAGGCTCTACCATCATTCTCCTTGGTGTAGTCGTGTACCTCCTGGTATTGGGAGGAGGCAGTATTGCGAGGGGGTTTAGAAAAGATATGCAAAATACTGATTAG
- a CDS encoding metal-dependent transcriptional regulator: protein MTGRIDTPQKIRFLKFIHSRESGVKPGEIAQNFGIRASTVTRSLHELGQAGYIRYDSYKMVFLTDAGKDLTRFLQRRHRILSLMFTRAGLSEHDACIQAEKIEHLVPKVHIDQICRSLGHPSRAACGVIDHDPLCCGV, encoded by the coding sequence ATGACCGGCCGGATTGATACACCGCAGAAGATCAGGTTTTTAAAGTTCATCCATTCCCGCGAATCCGGAGTAAAACCCGGTGAAATTGCACAAAATTTTGGGATCCGGGCTTCTACCGTCACACGTTCTCTCCATGAACTTGGACAAGCCGGGTATATCCGGTATGACTCCTATAAAATGGTCTTTCTTACTGATGCCGGTAAGGATCTGACCCGTTTTCTTCAGCGTCGACACCGTATCCTCTCACTCATGTTTACCCGTGCCGGTCTTTCAGAACATGATGCATGTATCCAGGCTGAAAAGATAGAACATCTGGTTCCAAAGGTTCATATCGACCAGATATGTCGTTCATTAGGTCATCCAAGCCGGGCGGCATGTGGGGTAATTGACCATGATCCTCTCTGCTGCGGAGTTTGA
- a CDS encoding metal ABC transporter solute-binding protein, Zn/Mn family, with amino-acid sequence MKHAGLLLILGIIIALIPGAMALNVVTTTSVLWDPVHEIGGEDVNVVYIADPTVCPHLQGDILPGLIQKNAENLEKADLFLAHNSSMDFATMQAVEKFRDSNGFGKTNWKILKQDTSWNTPDTAVELADTVLGWLKAADATKAKAFDERAQAYKDKIMAAGTLTDEEKGLLAKKYAVVMAWQREPVEKWLGLNVVDFFAPEFAFGGNKTPAKVVDTLKADPQKLYALDLLPGGGKIYVIENMQSGEMAKGIAEALEDMAIYANRVIFTNFPKSVEGVDSIPDVLTYNKNLVLQ; translated from the coding sequence ATGAAGCATGCAGGATTATTGCTGATTCTAGGCATCATCATTGCTCTTATTCCGGGGGCAATGGCCCTGAACGTTGTAACAACGACCTCCGTCCTGTGGGATCCGGTTCATGAGATTGGGGGCGAGGATGTAAATGTCGTATACATCGCTGACCCGACCGTCTGCCCGCACCTGCAGGGAGATATTCTGCCAGGCCTGATTCAGAAGAATGCAGAGAATCTTGAGAAGGCAGATCTGTTCCTGGCCCATAACTCCAGTATGGATTTTGCAACCATGCAGGCGGTAGAAAAATTCCGTGACTCAAACGGGTTTGGAAAGACAAACTGGAAGATCCTGAAGCAGGACACTTCATGGAACACCCCTGATACCGCTGTGGAACTTGCAGACACGGTCCTTGGCTGGCTGAAAGCAGCAGATGCCACCAAAGCAAAGGCTTTTGATGAACGTGCACAGGCATACAAGGACAAGATTATGGCAGCAGGAACCCTGACCGATGAGGAGAAAGGTCTGCTTGCAAAGAAGTATGCAGTTGTCATGGCCTGGCAGAGAGAGCCGGTTGAGAAATGGCTTGGTCTGAATGTGGTTGATTTCTTTGCTCCGGAGTTCGCATTTGGTGGCAATAAGACACCGGCAAAGGTAGTTGACACATTGAAGGCAGATCCGCAGAAACTCTATGCACTGGATCTCCTGCCTGGTGGCGGAAAGATCTACGTGATTGAGAATATGCAGTCAGGCGAGATGGCAAAGGGTATTGCAGAGGCACTTGAAGATATGGCAATTTATGCAAATCGGGTCATATTTACCAACTTCCCGAAATCAGTAGAGGGCGTGGACTCAATTCCGGATGTGCTGACATATAACAAGAACCTGGTTCTCCAGTAA
- a CDS encoding AAA family ATPase produces the protein MKSTQNCWKRTPIRSDEMKILQLKFSNLNSLAGDWTIDFSNPAFTSSGIFLITGPTGSGKTTVLDAICLALYGKTPRLGKVTKTNNHIMTRHTGECSAEVVFESQKGRFVCHWNQRRAKNKPDGELQPPQHEISRADTKEILASKINQVQEIVKEVTGMDYDQFTRSILLAQGGFAAFLQAGADERAPILEQITGTAIYSKLSEKTYERYTSEREKLEQVTRECDLISILSPEEKESIEQQIEELRKAAAGKDVMIIRTNEAIQWIETLEKLRSEIDGLETDAKHLDEKKAAFEPSRIALLAAQKAASFQGLYAPLELKRETLQKDTRQYEETARMRDSLKASLPDVESLVLSAKTEMDQAEREREEGYVLINEIRTLDKQIREKESELYKKKEELKGLQDLLAGYTSEQELAEKKQQTILREKSDAARYIDQNARDAVIRDIYSGTEEKIHQILNEMKTIGRLNKDCSEQKRLVHSKRQDLEDLKKDREKKQQALQVLEDQQKIREGELEKILSGTTIGELRQRRDDKKVRIEHLNRLKEILTGKREISANKEALSLKRDDLIHYLQSSGYEKERLGSDLKHREELLTTKRTAAFLAAKVRDLATERNQLVDGEPCPLCGSLHHPFVTEQEIKPDEIISDFVEEEKKIKDLTRELTSLTAIIAEKEGELKRCTEDITECDAQLNELNRAWKEGAELHGIHAETDERTLESCIKSAASELGSLEATLRTAEQYDEQIKKASPLISTNRETLISLEKNYREKEFEIISGETRIGEIQELIAASESKISTSFLELQPVLADLGCSINQDTNMPALLLTLKNRQKRFQEQEDRIKSCEVGLQELHAKLSGLIARISEKTNEITRTHEAIKEKELTLHALKNERNNKFGEKDTDCEEKRLAEAVKKASEIFETRQKEKNDLSNRLQSLEGLLSDLEKRISEAQQDISSSLDEFLSHIRQAGFQDEEAYTSALMKQEEMVRLEKVWEDIRTEETRIRERKISAETRYVEEQKKNLTTKPALDLKADLEELQKQKDLYIADIGKNQEKLIRHEEMVRQQREKIAIRDARQREVNKWHRLNELIGSADGKKFRVFAQGLTFCILLSHANQHLQRMTDRYILIQDKDLPLDMQVIDTWQGGVVRSVKNLSGGEIFMVSLALALGLSHMASQNVRVDSLFLDEGFGTLDDDALETALSTLSGLEQEGKLIGVISHVSALKERIPVRISIEKGSNGRSTILLPYLF, from the coding sequence ATGAAATCTACTCAGAACTGCTGGAAGAGGACACCAATTCGGAGTGACGAGATGAAGATCCTGCAACTGAAATTTTCAAACCTGAATTCCCTTGCCGGTGACTGGACCATCGACTTTTCCAATCCCGCATTTACCTCTTCCGGTATTTTTCTGATCACAGGCCCGACCGGATCAGGGAAAACGACCGTTCTTGATGCCATCTGTCTGGCACTGTACGGGAAAACACCCCGGCTTGGGAAAGTTACCAAAACGAACAATCATATCATGACCAGGCATACCGGTGAATGTTCTGCCGAAGTCGTATTTGAATCTCAAAAAGGGAGATTTGTCTGTCACTGGAACCAGCGGCGGGCAAAAAATAAGCCGGACGGTGAGCTGCAGCCCCCGCAGCATGAGATCAGCCGGGCTGATACCAAAGAGATACTGGCTTCAAAGATAAACCAGGTCCAGGAGATTGTGAAAGAAGTAACCGGCATGGACTATGACCAGTTTACGAGATCCATCCTTCTTGCCCAAGGGGGATTTGCCGCTTTTCTTCAGGCCGGGGCAGATGAACGGGCACCAATCCTTGAGCAGATAACCGGAACAGCCATCTATTCAAAGTTATCAGAAAAGACTTATGAGCGATACACGAGTGAGCGGGAAAAACTTGAGCAGGTAACCCGTGAATGTGATCTCATATCTATCCTTTCTCCTGAAGAAAAGGAGAGCATAGAGCAGCAGATAGAGGAACTCCGGAAGGCTGCAGCAGGGAAAGATGTTATGATCATCCGGACCAATGAGGCCATCCAGTGGATTGAAACACTTGAGAAACTCCGCAGTGAAATCGATGGTCTTGAGACGGATGCAAAACACCTTGACGAGAAAAAGGCTGCCTTCGAGCCTTCCAGAATAGCACTTCTTGCAGCACAGAAAGCGGCATCATTCCAGGGGTTATATGCCCCGCTTGAGTTGAAACGGGAGACACTTCAAAAGGATACCAGACAGTATGAAGAAACAGCCCGTATGAGAGACTCACTCAAGGCTTCGCTTCCCGACGTTGAGAGTCTGGTTCTGAGTGCTAAAACCGAAATGGACCAGGCTGAACGGGAACGAGAAGAAGGATATGTACTCATCAATGAGATCAGGACCCTTGATAAACAGATCAGAGAGAAGGAATCAGAGCTGTATAAAAAGAAAGAAGAATTAAAGGGACTACAGGACCTTCTGGCAGGATATACGAGTGAGCAGGAACTGGCAGAAAAGAAACAACAGACAATTTTAAGAGAAAAAAGTGATGCTGCCAGGTATATTGATCAAAATGCCAGGGATGCAGTCATCAGGGATATCTATTCAGGAACTGAAGAGAAGATCCACCAGATCCTGAATGAGATGAAAACAATCGGGAGGTTGAACAAAGACTGCTCGGAGCAGAAACGACTGGTTCATTCAAAGAGACAGGACCTGGAAGACCTCAAAAAGGACCGGGAGAAGAAGCAACAAGCATTACAGGTACTTGAAGACCAGCAAAAAATCCGAGAAGGAGAACTCGAAAAAATTCTGTCCGGCACCACAATCGGAGAACTGCGACAGAGGCGTGATGATAAAAAGGTCAGAATTGAACATCTGAACCGGCTGAAAGAAATTTTGACCGGAAAAAGAGAGATATCTGCAAATAAAGAAGCACTAAGTCTGAAACGGGATGACCTTATCCATTACCTGCAGTCATCCGGATATGAAAAAGAACGCCTCGGGTCAGATCTCAAACATCGTGAAGAACTCCTGACTACAAAGCGGACGGCTGCATTCCTAGCAGCGAAGGTCAGAGATCTCGCCACAGAGAGAAATCAGCTTGTAGACGGAGAACCCTGTCCACTGTGTGGCTCCCTTCACCATCCATTTGTAACAGAACAGGAGATTAAACCTGATGAGATCATCAGTGATTTTGTAGAAGAAGAAAAGAAGATCAAGGATCTTACCAGGGAACTGACCAGCCTTACGGCAATAATTGCTGAAAAAGAAGGTGAGCTCAAAAGATGCACTGAGGATATCACCGAATGCGACGCTCAACTGAATGAACTGAACCGGGCATGGAAAGAGGGGGCTGAACTCCATGGCATACATGCAGAAACCGATGAAAGAACCCTTGAATCATGCATAAAATCTGCTGCATCAGAACTCGGGAGTCTCGAGGCAACACTCCGTACTGCAGAGCAATATGACGAGCAGATCAAAAAAGCATCTCCCCTTATTAGTACGAACCGGGAAACCCTGATCTCCCTTGAGAAGAACTACAGGGAGAAGGAGTTTGAGATTATATCAGGTGAAACCAGAATCGGGGAGATACAGGAGCTGATTGCAGCCAGTGAATCGAAGATATCCACCTCTTTTCTAGAACTGCAGCCAGTACTTGCCGATCTCGGGTGTTCCATAAATCAGGATACCAACATGCCGGCACTCCTGCTCACTTTGAAGAACCGACAAAAAAGATTTCAGGAGCAGGAAGACAGGATAAAGTCCTGTGAAGTCGGGCTTCAGGAATTACATGCAAAATTGAGTGGTCTCATTGCAAGGATATCTGAAAAAACCAATGAGATAACCAGAACGCATGAAGCCATAAAGGAGAAGGAATTAACGCTGCATGCCCTGAAAAACGAGCGAAACAATAAATTTGGAGAGAAGGATACTGACTGTGAAGAGAAGCGTCTGGCCGAAGCGGTTAAAAAAGCCAGCGAGATATTCGAGACCAGGCAGAAGGAGAAGAACGATCTCTCCAACCGGCTGCAATCACTCGAAGGTCTTCTTTCAGATCTTGAGAAACGAATTTCAGAAGCTCAACAGGACATCAGTTCATCTCTTGACGAATTTCTCTCCCATATCCGACAGGCAGGATTTCAAGACGAAGAGGCATATACATCTGCCCTGATGAAGCAGGAAGAGATGGTCCGGCTTGAAAAGGTATGGGAAGATATCAGAACCGAAGAGACCCGGATACGAGAGCGGAAAATATCTGCAGAAACCAGGTATGTGGAAGAGCAGAAGAAAAATCTCACGACAAAACCGGCTTTGGACCTGAAAGCAGACCTAGAGGAGTTACAGAAACAAAAAGACCTATATATAGCAGATATTGGGAAGAACCAGGAGAAACTTATCAGACATGAAGAGATGGTACGGCAGCAGCGTGAGAAGATTGCCATCCGGGATGCCCGGCAGCGGGAGGTGAATAAATGGCACCGTCTCAATGAGCTCATCGGTTCAGCGGATGGGAAGAAATTCAGGGTGTTTGCCCAGGGACTCACATTCTGTATTCTCCTCAGTCATGCAAACCAGCATTTACAACGCATGACCGACCGGTACATCCTTATTCAGGACAAGGATCTCCCCCTGGACATGCAGGTCATCGACACCTGGCAGGGTGGTGTGGTCAGGTCAGTAAAGAACCTGTCAGGAGGAGAGATTTTCATGGTCAGTCTTGCCCTGGCTCTTGGCCTTTCACATATGGCAAGTCAGAATGTCAGGGTTGATTCCCTCTTCCTTGATGAAGGATTTGGAACGCTTGATGATGATGCTCTTGAAACCGCCCTTTCCACGTTATCCGGTCTTGAGCAGGAGGGGAAACTCATCGGCGTTATCTCGCATGTATCGGCACTCAAAGAGAGGATCCCTGTCCGTATATCAATAGAGAAAGGAAGCAACGGAAGGAGTACAATTCTTCTTCCCTATCTCTTCTGA
- a CDS encoding metal ABC transporter permease produces MLEFLIPNNVMCHAVEAMLFASLGCAILSVLITQMNISSIGFTMSHAAFAGGSVGAFFGYAVLPSAVLVSILTAFLMGPLSDRTRMHTDTTLGVLFGTMMAVAIFFIALMQGTGKGFDASSLLYGNVISLYREEIYALAVITCTILIFLIIFYKEITAIVFHKRLAEIAGIQVKPVYYGILFLISVMVALSIPIVGGLLLYVWLVTPAAIAYQFCNTMRNMFIMAPVIAVIVSVTGAICGILYSLPVGPLTAVIFSGLFVGAVAVSPKRKIVFHNH; encoded by the coding sequence ATGCTGGAATTTCTCATTCCAAATAATGTCATGTGCCATGCAGTGGAGGCGATGCTCTTTGCCTCCCTGGGCTGTGCGATATTAAGTGTCCTGATCACCCAGATGAACATCTCATCCATCGGGTTTACCATGTCCCATGCCGCTTTTGCCGGTGGATCAGTCGGGGCATTTTTCGGGTACGCAGTTCTCCCGTCAGCAGTATTAGTAAGTATCCTGACCGCTTTTCTGATGGGGCCACTCAGTGACCGGACCAGGATGCATACTGATACAACCCTGGGGGTGCTCTTCGGGACCATGATGGCCGTTGCTATCTTCTTTATTGCACTCATGCAGGGGACGGGAAAGGGCTTTGATGCAAGTTCACTCCTGTATGGGAATGTCATCTCCCTCTATCGGGAGGAGATCTATGCCCTGGCTGTCATCACCTGCACCATCCTCATATTCCTGATAATCTTTTACAAGGAGATAACCGCGATCGTCTTTCACAAACGTCTTGCCGAAATTGCGGGGATTCAGGTGAAACCGGTCTACTATGGGATCCTGTTTCTGATCTCAGTCATGGTTGCCCTGAGTATCCCAATCGTCGGCGGACTGCTCCTGTATGTCTGGCTGGTGACCCCAGCTGCGATCGCCTACCAGTTCTGTAATACTATGCGGAATATGTTCATCATGGCACCGGTTATTGCAGTTATTGTCAGTGTCACAGGTGCGATATGTGGTATTTTGTACTCCCTCCCGGTCGGCCCTCTGACGGCGGTGATTTTTAGCGGCCTGTTTGTCGGAGCAGTAGCAGTATCACCTAAGAGAAAGATAGTGTTTCACAATCATTAA
- a CDS encoding formylmethanofuran dehydrogenase subunit E family protein, producing the protein MKWHEHCHYMELPREYPVTELARFHGHLGPFIVIGYRMGRYALQKLGDNPFAMKASIYCSGTTPQSCLADGVQLGSGCTLGKGNIEIVKSDVVYTEFSSDGVKIRLKPLALKQLPQDTPDYELEIEKYAADLYSLPDDQLFSVEVLS; encoded by the coding sequence ATGAAATGGCATGAACACTGCCACTATATGGAGCTCCCCCGTGAATACCCTGTTACGGAACTTGCCAGATTTCATGGACATCTGGGCCCGTTTATTGTAATCGGGTACCGGATGGGAAGATATGCATTACAAAAATTAGGTGACAATCCCTTTGCCATGAAGGCCAGTATCTATTGTTCAGGCACTACCCCGCAGTCGTGCCTCGCTGATGGCGTTCAGCTGGGAAGCGGATGCACCCTTGGAAAAGGCAATATTGAGATCGTGAAATCTGATGTCGTGTACACCGAGTTCTCATCTGATGGAGTGAAAATCCGTCTAAAGCCACTGGCATTAAAACAGTTGCCCCAGGATACACCGGATTATGAACTCGAGATCGAGAAATATGCTGCTGACCTGTATTCTCTCCCTGATGACCAGCTCTTCTCGGTTGAGGTCCTCTCATGA